One window from the genome of Paraneptunicella aestuarii encodes:
- a CDS encoding RAMP superfamily CRISPR-associated protein, with translation MSQPYVNSYTFTLTLLEDTHIGTGVGNGLVDSFNTRDDQGYPIIWRQHLKGILREAAFDWARFTGNKEHLKTVNALFGAERENLDQGCLIVFSAELSEEDKQVRSPESFFIELSSTALGKQAHKDTKNEMSKERSLYNRAAQDASLRTKQYMRAGTEFTCRYQFFGVSSDQSSKLKTYQEAMLCILKRMYALGSQKHRATGAIQLGCLKPTPEIENASVNQQSKVEFKGENTLVQLTLEALEPVRLPSTNKPGNVVPTDTFIDGNKMLGALANWCKQNKQPALFNRLINGELGVGYAYPVPASDVNFCFPLPQHFGVAKAGASQGAVEGEQEQAGSSAVSLPWWFNNTKTLPQVNAPVVGEREGESSAPKLKKVGEGHYVSFVKDKADSWALLKQKTAIHMRNGLTNRDSKRDDANLFTEEVLPKGTLFSCQLCVPTKALLEELNHGMLTGLLQGQPLLIGRGGAPVRVVNAVSVAKPKMPAITEKTSSVTVVTTSPWLVYDDNLQPYSELSVEMLAKALNLNGETIPEEHLFKRSSTTAITGFNPASGLPKRSEQAIAAGSVLHFDWQNLTHEQRELVTQLLVKLFEKPAIGQRQAQGLGRFYVYADVPELVWASAGTQEANNSSSPYCNTEKLYEQADLLWKDKISDSLKKTIKDTDKNVSKQQWQQLRQKVRRLEYEHASGTDSSSAIADLFKQFTKREIHNNAWLSVEQAFKVWEEEIKGKVFGDQITFSLYFFDKIWLHITADKQQVNDKEAAE, from the coding sequence ATGAGCCAGCCATACGTTAATAGTTACACATTCACGCTAACCTTACTGGAAGACACTCACATCGGTACGGGCGTTGGAAATGGTCTTGTAGACAGTTTTAATACCCGTGACGACCAAGGCTACCCTATTATTTGGCGACAACATCTAAAAGGTATTTTGCGTGAAGCGGCGTTCGATTGGGCGCGTTTTACGGGTAACAAAGAACATCTGAAAACGGTAAATGCCTTGTTTGGCGCGGAAAGAGAGAACCTTGATCAAGGTTGTTTGATTGTGTTCTCTGCTGAGTTGTCGGAAGAAGACAAGCAAGTTCGTTCGCCAGAGTCATTTTTTATTGAGCTTTCTTCCACGGCTTTGGGCAAGCAAGCTCATAAAGATACAAAAAATGAAATGAGCAAAGAACGTAGCTTATATAACCGTGCTGCTCAAGATGCCAGCTTACGTACCAAGCAATACATGCGCGCCGGGACTGAGTTTACCTGTCGCTATCAGTTCTTTGGTGTGTCCAGTGACCAAAGCTCGAAACTTAAAACATACCAAGAAGCCATGTTGTGCATTCTAAAGCGCATGTATGCGCTGGGAAGCCAAAAACATCGCGCTACCGGGGCGATACAACTGGGCTGTCTCAAACCGACCCCCGAAATTGAAAACGCCTCAGTTAACCAGCAAAGCAAGGTGGAGTTTAAGGGCGAAAATACCCTTGTTCAGCTTACGCTTGAAGCCCTTGAACCTGTGCGCCTGCCTTCTACCAATAAACCCGGCAATGTAGTGCCTACCGACACCTTTATTGACGGCAATAAAATGTTGGGAGCCTTGGCAAACTGGTGTAAGCAAAATAAACAACCAGCTCTATTTAATCGGCTTATTAATGGCGAATTGGGTGTTGGCTATGCTTATCCCGTTCCGGCTAGCGACGTAAATTTCTGTTTTCCTCTACCTCAACATTTTGGCGTTGCAAAAGCTGGTGCGAGTCAAGGGGCAGTTGAAGGTGAGCAGGAACAAGCTGGCTCTAGCGCTGTTTCATTACCTTGGTGGTTCAATAACACTAAAACGCTGCCTCAAGTGAATGCGCCTGTTGTAGGGGAAAGAGAGGGGGAGTCATCAGCGCCGAAGCTCAAAAAAGTAGGAGAGGGGCATTATGTTTCTTTTGTTAAAGATAAGGCCGACAGTTGGGCATTGTTGAAGCAAAAAACAGCGATTCACATGCGCAACGGTTTAACGAATCGAGACTCGAAGCGAGATGATGCCAACCTGTTCACCGAGGAAGTGTTGCCCAAGGGAACCTTGTTTTCATGCCAGCTATGTGTTCCCACAAAAGCATTGCTGGAAGAACTGAATCACGGGATGTTAACGGGTTTGCTACAAGGGCAGCCCTTATTGATAGGACGAGGTGGGGCACCTGTACGAGTAGTCAACGCTGTTTCTGTAGCCAAGCCAAAGATGCCAGCAATAACAGAAAAAACAAGCTCAGTGACAGTGGTGACAACGTCACCCTGGCTAGTGTACGACGATAACTTGCAGCCCTATTCAGAGTTGTCGGTAGAAATGCTGGCAAAGGCACTTAATCTAAACGGTGAAACCATTCCTGAAGAGCATCTTTTCAAACGAAGTTCTACCACTGCTATTACAGGCTTTAACCCTGCCAGTGGTTTGCCTAAACGATCTGAGCAAGCAATTGCTGCGGGTAGTGTATTGCATTTTGATTGGCAAAATCTCACGCATGAGCAACGGGAACTGGTAACACAGTTGTTAGTGAAATTGTTTGAGAAACCGGCTATTGGGCAACGGCAAGCGCAGGGCTTAGGGCGATTTTATGTCTATGCTGATGTCCCTGAGCTGGTTTGGGCAAGTGCTGGAACACAAGAAGCCAATAACAGTTCGTCGCCATACTGCAATACTGAAAAGCTTTATGAACAAGCGGATTTACTTTGGAAAGATAAAATTTCAGATAGCCTTAAAAAGACTATTAAGGACACCGATAAAAACGTCAGTAAACAGCAGTGGCAGCAGTTAAGGCAAAAGGTTAGGCGGCTGGAATATGAACATGCTTCTGGAACAGACTCCAGTTCCGCTATTGCTGATTTGTTTAAGCAATTTACCAAGCGCGAGATCCACAACAATGCCTGGTTGAGCGTAGAGCAAGCTTTCAAGGTTTGGGAGGAGGAAATTAAGGGCAAGGTTTTCGGTGACCAAATTACTTTTAGCTTGTATTTCTTCGACAAAATCTGGTTGCACATCACTGCCGATAAGCAACAGGTTAATGACAAGGAGGCCGCAGAATGA
- a CDS encoding type II toxin-antitoxin system RelB/DinJ family antitoxin, which yields MKTEMLSTRIDPETKIAFTNVCEEMGLSPSQAIKLFAKAVINYGGIPFELKAKQPNAITASAIQELESGKGNKAKDVDELFETMGISQGRDA from the coding sequence ATGAAAACAGAAATGCTAAGCACGCGGATAGATCCGGAAACCAAAATAGCATTTACCAATGTCTGCGAAGAAATGGGCCTAAGCCCTTCGCAAGCGATTAAACTTTTTGCAAAAGCCGTGATTAATTATGGTGGCATCCCTTTTGAACTTAAAGCAAAACAGCCCAATGCCATAACAGCATCGGCGATCCAGGAACTTGAATCTGGCAAAGGCAACAAAGCAAAAGATGTAGATGAACTATTTGAAACCATGGGTATTAGTCAGGGACGCGATGCTTAA
- a CDS encoding type II toxin-antitoxin system RelE/ParE family toxin, whose amino-acid sequence MLNLEYSSQFKKDFKKITKLPIADIVEVGHVIKQLQLGNPLAEKYVDHALSGNWQHYRDCHIKPDLVLIYKAETSTLKLARIGSHSELFR is encoded by the coding sequence ATGCTTAATTTAGAGTATTCATCACAATTCAAGAAAGACTTTAAGAAGATCACCAAATTGCCTATTGCTGATATTGTCGAAGTTGGTCATGTCATTAAGCAATTGCAGCTTGGCAACCCATTAGCAGAAAAATATGTTGATCATGCATTATCAGGAAATTGGCAGCACTACCGCGACTGCCATATCAAACCAGATTTAGTGCTAATTTACAAAGCGGAAACAAGCACTTTAAAGCTAGCTAGAATAGGCTCCCACAGCGAATTATTCCGCTAA
- a CDS encoding RAMP superfamily CRISPR-associated protein, with protein MSAQQSNPKNYRTLFVGKLVQKSEFSTGGADAQTTIDMPVLRDGQGRFILRGTSLAGALIDTARKRYKGSLPREVTSKGHSKVDEAPVPSNWILHNAHLQEGCQPKLMVRQQVKINEITGAQEEGALFDIETLSHIDAKGNPISWDFLMEVNTFDALSQGKPEARLDEKADSNGQILEEQLAALALKHWADHGAFLGRKVAAGLGWFQLTDLKAVRLTTAQADKWPDAFQSPKETADDLVNNPAHEVSRHIYASDNEDWNEAFGLQQLPIGHWKTRRYRYSLTPGIDADGYGLNGYLVGGHNVDDVMDTVRKQASKPPGYEPEPEQRKNDRGEVIKVYPEAFYSVPSSQPVMDAQNDPYIPGSSIRGVFAHECWRLLNCGKPNNKGVTHRNNPEANSSETNNAYNKLFGTTEESSYIFFSDARLKEAQPQGQGEKQEQPQAQEQEQEKKKNWDSLLLHGHAQDEFIGGVYESSKHMRCSIISGALEGEIVITAPEEDMAKHEQLLGAAIEMAKLGLLAVGSKQWVDSGWLTWTFEEDAQAAPVNDESKQQEVQHG; from the coding sequence ATGAGTGCTCAACAGTCAAATCCGAAAAATTACCGTACATTATTTGTAGGTAAATTAGTCCAAAAATCAGAGTTTTCCACTGGCGGTGCCGATGCGCAAACCACAATCGACATGCCTGTGTTACGAGATGGACAAGGGCGTTTTATTTTGCGCGGAACCTCGCTGGCAGGGGCGTTAATCGACACAGCCAGAAAGCGTTATAAAGGTTCGTTACCGCGAGAAGTGACCAGTAAAGGCCATAGTAAGGTAGACGAAGCGCCAGTTCCGTCCAACTGGATTTTGCACAATGCTCATTTGCAAGAAGGTTGCCAGCCAAAACTGATGGTGCGCCAGCAGGTAAAAATTAACGAAATCACTGGTGCGCAGGAAGAAGGAGCGTTATTCGACATTGAAACTCTGTCGCATATTGATGCAAAGGGTAACCCAATTAGCTGGGATTTTCTGATGGAGGTGAATACGTTTGATGCGCTATCCCAAGGAAAACCCGAAGCACGACTTGATGAAAAGGCTGATTCAAACGGACAAATTCTGGAAGAGCAATTGGCTGCTTTGGCATTAAAGCACTGGGCTGATCATGGGGCGTTTCTGGGGCGAAAAGTAGCAGCAGGATTAGGCTGGTTTCAATTAACGGACTTAAAAGCGGTTCGACTGACTACCGCGCAAGCCGACAAGTGGCCTGATGCGTTTCAGTCACCTAAAGAGACTGCTGATGATCTGGTTAATAACCCTGCTCATGAAGTCTCTCGTCACATTTATGCCAGTGACAATGAGGATTGGAACGAAGCGTTTGGCTTACAACAGTTACCTATAGGCCATTGGAAAACCAGGCGTTATCGCTACAGTTTAACACCGGGTATCGACGCAGACGGCTATGGGCTTAACGGCTATTTGGTCGGTGGTCATAACGTGGACGATGTAATGGATACGGTGCGTAAACAGGCTTCCAAGCCACCGGGTTATGAGCCAGAACCTGAACAAAGGAAGAACGACCGAGGTGAAGTAATAAAAGTATACCCCGAGGCATTTTACTCTGTGCCCAGCTCTCAACCCGTGATGGATGCACAAAACGATCCCTATATTCCCGGTTCCAGTATTCGCGGCGTTTTTGCTCATGAATGCTGGCGCTTGTTGAACTGTGGCAAACCCAATAACAAAGGTGTCACCCATCGCAATAACCCAGAAGCCAATAGCTCAGAAACCAATAATGCCTACAACAAACTGTTCGGCACCACCGAAGAAAGCAGCTACATCTTCTTTAGCGATGCTCGCTTGAAAGAAGCGCAACCGCAAGGGCAAGGCGAAAAGCAAGAGCAACCGCAAGCGCAAGAGCAAGAGCAAGAGAAAAAGAAAAACTGGGACTCCTTGTTGCTTCACGGACACGCACAAGACGAATTTATCGGCGGCGTGTACGAAAGCAGCAAGCACATGCGTTGTTCAATTATTAGTGGAGCCCTGGAAGGGGAAATTGTGATCACCGCACCCGAAGAAGATATGGCCAAGCATGAGCAGCTTCTTGGCGCAGCCATTGAAATGGCAAAACTTGGCCTGCTTGCTGTGGGTAGTAAGCAATGGGTAGACAGTGGCTGGTTAACATGGACGTTTGAAGAAGACGCACAGGCTGCACCCGTGAATGACGAGTCGAAACAACAGGAGGTGCAACATGGCTAA
- a CDS encoding reverse transcriptase/maturase family protein, whose translation MFAFLPLKIFEVNLRWLEAGEMPFFHQPLVNAFMRHLLGSPENYEQCWAIHTPESGQLHYAAGDWYRFYCIALPCSSVGAPDSANSAFGYSSQAQLFDQLSKLPHGDFVHNMRGQFGGQFELVSIRDALTQQSLASPEQAMPIDMDSIEHEAQQWYALQPKSLVLEFLSPIRLSTPKTRGKGEQGVVRHPQQFDPNMLFMRLVQAIQQLHNVQHDKERVNEWGKPERLPFCEQPDWQLENPSERTQLFWADCGYQSLKGEYKTLGGLCGSLCLTINAPLTLQQWQYLVAGQYLGIGLSRGLGFGRYRLLAYGNQEQAQSTLLTFTRANSLYQQMIAGERIHSVWQDELRKLPEKQRYQWQGEEAVTDLIHAIHQPDYAYRYQPQPLHPVLIDEDTPKPRMLLLPGFRDKVLQKSASLWLGESLDNLYSYASYGYRKGRSRLTVKDKIQQAWREGYRWVVDADIRSFFQNVNTTQLLHKLKALYGNDPIWELIRAWLNTPINRDKLPHGYEGFQLKGLPLGSAISPVLANLMLDDCLFLIGADMEDHQLQLIRFVDDFIILCKTKEQAEQLVLSELRRDTGYSVSLYSLKEKNLFFN comes from the coding sequence ATGTTCGCTTTTCTGCCGCTTAAAATCTTTGAAGTGAACCTGCGATGGTTAGAAGCGGGTGAAATGCCGTTTTTTCACCAGCCATTGGTGAATGCCTTTATGCGCCATTTGTTGGGTAGCCCCGAAAACTACGAACAATGCTGGGCTATTCATACGCCGGAATCGGGGCAATTGCATTATGCCGCAGGAGATTGGTATCGCTTTTATTGCATTGCGCTTCCCTGTTCTTCTGTGGGCGCGCCTGACTCTGCTAACAGCGCGTTTGGTTATAGCTCACAAGCACAGCTTTTCGACCAGCTCAGCAAACTACCTCATGGCGATTTTGTGCATAACATGCGCGGGCAGTTTGGCGGACAGTTTGAATTGGTGTCAATTCGTGATGCGTTGACGCAACAATCGTTAGCTAGCCCGGAACAGGCAATGCCGATTGATATGGATTCCATAGAGCATGAAGCGCAGCAGTGGTATGCCTTACAGCCTAAATCTCTGGTGTTGGAATTTCTCTCTCCTATACGTCTCAGTACACCGAAAACGCGAGGTAAAGGTGAGCAAGGGGTAGTACGCCATCCGCAACAGTTCGACCCGAATATGCTGTTTATGCGCCTGGTTCAGGCTATTCAGCAATTGCATAATGTTCAACACGATAAAGAGCGGGTGAATGAGTGGGGTAAGCCTGAGCGTTTACCTTTTTGCGAACAGCCCGATTGGCAACTTGAGAACCCCTCAGAGCGTACTCAACTGTTTTGGGCAGATTGCGGTTATCAATCCCTTAAAGGTGAATACAAAACCCTGGGAGGGCTATGTGGTTCCCTATGCTTAACCATTAACGCCCCCCTCACCCTGCAACAATGGCAGTATCTGGTCGCAGGGCAGTATTTGGGAATTGGGCTAAGCCGAGGTTTAGGCTTTGGCCGTTATCGCTTGCTTGCTTATGGCAATCAAGAACAAGCGCAAAGCACGTTATTAACCTTTACTCGTGCAAATAGCTTGTACCAGCAAATGATTGCTGGAGAGCGTATCCATTCGGTCTGGCAGGACGAACTACGCAAGCTACCTGAAAAGCAGCGTTATCAATGGCAAGGTGAAGAAGCGGTGACGGATTTGATCCATGCCATTCATCAGCCCGACTACGCCTATCGCTATCAACCTCAACCTTTGCACCCGGTATTGATTGATGAGGATACACCCAAGCCCAGAATGCTATTGTTGCCGGGTTTCCGTGACAAAGTGCTGCAAAAATCGGCCAGCCTGTGGTTGGGCGAATCGCTCGACAACCTGTACAGCTATGCCAGTTATGGATACCGTAAAGGCCGTTCCCGGCTAACAGTTAAAGACAAAATACAACAAGCATGGCGCGAGGGGTATCGCTGGGTGGTTGACGCCGATATTCGCAGCTTTTTTCAGAACGTCAACACAACGCAACTTTTGCATAAACTTAAAGCGTTATATGGAAACGACCCAATATGGGAACTGATACGGGCTTGGCTAAATACCCCCATTAACCGCGACAAACTGCCTCACGGATACGAAGGTTTTCAACTAAAGGGATTGCCTTTAGGTAGTGCGATAAGCCCGGTATTAGCGAACCTGATGCTCGACGATTGCCTTTTTTTAATAGGGGCAGATATGGAAGACCACCAACTGCAACTTATCCGCTTCGTCGACGACTTTATTATTTTATGTAAAACCAAAGAACAGGCTGAGCAATTGGTGTTATCAGAATTGCGCAGAGATACAGGCTACTCGGTAAGCCTATATAGTTTGAAAGAAAAGAATTTGTTTTTTAATTAA
- a CDS encoding Cas10/Cmr2 second palm domain-containing protein: MSFIVKIEFGGIQRFIFDVPRLAVMRGANALLGQVIRQDLVNLAGTHNCSAPAGKFELDGAIEGDPLGGDDDPNAMWQKGILSRDGGHFTAHFSEKGKAKAFIKEATAHIAKELPGITVQVKCHELDSEGNLIEENSVSSSPTDDSYYSPQLNIPPLPVFQPCQLSHEGVAQEIARKSNDDKFWVSSSVSLRHEQGKAKSNKPSQDVGSLLIQGLSTLPNALEKAEELNHLAGDDYLALIVADGNNMGNRAKAYLKNKSENEALSYLEKDALFESFYHAARVAMRKSVKAALTTTFEKFAFEETRPFELFMLGGDDLMLACRAKYALPLVSEIANKLQSQNLRDGEPLSMGFGVAIAKAALPMHRLHHVAEALASSAKVKWRGLPKAQQRYSTVDWEVITQAWVDEPIDARLQNHIHKVNNKTLLTTAKPYLCSAEEGTGNGNTMTLDRLLEADDSLQKALQKEGAPARSQMLNALSLLPQGELASTIAWQKVPPNTRHCVEQAMQLQSQGDANTAGFPWMKIDNDPAVMMSYYADLMEVHELKNKLRRMSNEKMGKEVNA; encoded by the coding sequence GTGAGTTTTATCGTTAAGATTGAATTTGGGGGCATTCAGCGGTTTATTTTTGATGTTCCAAGGTTGGCGGTTATGCGTGGTGCGAATGCGTTGCTGGGGCAGGTGATCCGTCAGGATTTGGTTAACCTGGCTGGAACACATAACTGTAGTGCTCCTGCTGGGAAGTTTGAGCTTGATGGGGCTATTGAGGGTGATCCATTAGGGGGCGATGACGACCCAAACGCTATGTGGCAAAAAGGCATTTTAAGCCGTGATGGTGGGCATTTTACGGCACATTTCTCTGAAAAAGGCAAAGCTAAAGCCTTTATTAAGGAAGCTACTGCACATATTGCCAAAGAGTTGCCGGGAATTACCGTACAAGTGAAGTGCCACGAGCTTGATAGTGAAGGTAATTTAATTGAAGAAAATAGTGTTAGTTCTTCTCCAACCGATGATTCTTATTATTCTCCCCAATTGAACATTCCGCCTTTACCTGTATTTCAGCCGTGCCAGTTAAGTCATGAAGGTGTGGCTCAGGAAATAGCGAGAAAAAGTAATGACGATAAGTTTTGGGTATCGTCTTCTGTGAGTTTGCGCCATGAACAGGGTAAAGCAAAATCGAATAAACCGTCACAGGACGTAGGCAGTTTATTGATTCAAGGGCTTTCAACCCTTCCAAATGCACTGGAAAAAGCCGAAGAATTGAATCACCTCGCTGGCGATGATTACCTGGCGCTAATTGTTGCCGACGGTAACAACATGGGTAACCGAGCCAAGGCTTATTTAAAGAATAAATCTGAGAATGAGGCACTTAGCTACCTTGAAAAAGACGCGTTGTTTGAGTCCTTCTACCACGCTGCGCGTGTGGCTATGCGTAAGTCGGTTAAAGCCGCCTTAACCACTACTTTTGAAAAATTTGCCTTTGAGGAAACCCGCCCGTTTGAATTGTTTATGTTGGGGGGCGACGATTTAATGCTGGCTTGTCGTGCCAAGTACGCTTTGCCTTTGGTGTCTGAGATTGCCAATAAACTGCAAAGCCAAAACTTACGTGATGGCGAGCCCTTGTCGATGGGGTTTGGGGTTGCCATCGCCAAGGCAGCTTTACCTATGCATCGTTTACATCATGTGGCAGAAGCGTTGGCAAGTTCGGCCAAAGTGAAGTGGCGAGGGTTGCCTAAAGCCCAACAGCGTTATTCAACTGTAGATTGGGAAGTGATCACTCAAGCATGGGTGGATGAGCCTATCGACGCTCGCCTTCAAAACCATATTCACAAAGTTAACAATAAAACGCTGTTGACCACCGCAAAGCCCTACCTTTGCAGCGCAGAAGAGGGGACGGGAAATGGCAACACTATGACGCTAGATCGTTTGCTAGAAGCCGACGATAGCTTACAAAAAGCATTGCAAAAAGAAGGTGCTCCAGCCCGTAGCCAAATGCTGAATGCCTTGTCGTTGTTGCCGCAGGGTGAGCTGGCTTCAACGATAGCCTGGCAAAAAGTACCGCCCAATACCCGACACTGCGTAGAACAGGCCATGCAGCTTCAATCGCAAGGCGACGCTAATACCGCAGGTTTCCCCTGGATGAAGATTGATAATGATCCGGCTGTAATGATGAGCTACTACGCCGACTTAATGGAAGTTCACGAACTTAAAAACAAGTTACGTCGTATGAGCAACGAAAAAATGGGCAAGGAGGTTAACGCATGA